From the Phyllobacterium zundukense genome, one window contains:
- a CDS encoding substrate-binding domain-containing protein encodes MRHRRALVKWIGGCMMAAVIAAPSGVLAQGAGLGAAGELVDPDVLRVCADPSNMPFSDESGKGFENRLADLVAAKTGRKSVAYTWYPMSTGFVRNTLRANRCDIIMGYAQGDELVQNTNAYYRSTYVMIYKKNSGLDGVELIEDPKLAGKKIGVVAGTPPAANLAKAGLMRNVHPYPLMVDTRLAPSMADVMLKELKSGVIDAAILWGPMAGYYAKEIDPDLTVVPLVKEKSGHMAYRITMGVRPSDQEWKRTLNKVIRENQAEINKILLDYQVPLIDENNKPITQ; translated from the coding sequence ATGCGGCATAGGCGAGCTTTGGTGAAATGGATTGGCGGTTGCATGATGGCGGCAGTGATCGCCGCCCCGTCCGGCGTTCTCGCTCAAGGGGCTGGTCTCGGTGCTGCCGGCGAACTAGTCGATCCGGATGTGCTTCGCGTTTGTGCGGATCCATCCAATATGCCGTTCTCGGATGAGAGCGGCAAAGGGTTCGAGAACAGGTTGGCTGATCTTGTGGCCGCGAAGACTGGACGCAAATCTGTGGCCTATACTTGGTATCCGATGTCGACAGGATTTGTGCGTAATACGCTGCGGGCAAATCGCTGCGACATCATCATGGGTTATGCCCAAGGCGACGAACTGGTGCAGAACACCAACGCCTATTACCGTTCGACCTATGTCATGATCTACAAGAAGAACAGCGGTCTCGATGGCGTCGAGCTCATTGAAGACCCGAAACTGGCAGGAAAGAAAATTGGTGTCGTCGCCGGCACACCGCCGGCCGCCAATCTGGCCAAGGCGGGCTTGATGCGCAACGTGCACCCCTATCCGCTGATGGTTGATACACGCCTTGCGCCTTCCATGGCTGACGTCATGCTGAAGGAACTGAAGAGCGGCGTGATCGATGCAGCCATCCTTTGGGGGCCGATGGCCGGATACTATGCGAAAGAAATCGATCCAGATCTGACAGTTGTGCCGCTGGTGAAGGAAAAGTCCGGGCATATGGCCTACCGGATCACCATGGGTGTCCGTCCTTCCGACCAGGAGTGGAAACGCACACTGAACAAGGTGATCAGAGAGAACCAGGCGGAGATCAACAAGATATTGCTCGATTACCAGGTTCCGCTGATCGATGAGAATAACAAGCCGATTACGCAATAG
- a CDS encoding c-type cytochrome, methanol metabolism-related produces MPIRMTFLAVTAGLALLASQGSTYADDKAAAAVAADDNGKYTDKEGSPTFKINDGTVDWYTYSGYRRFNSECHVCHGADGAGSSFAPALAESLKNINYADFMSIVAAGRKNLSAGNEKVMPAFGENKNVYCYMDDLYVYLRARAVGDLPRGRPAKHEDKPQAAKDAEASCMGG; encoded by the coding sequence ATGCCTATTAGAATGACATTTCTTGCCGTTACTGCCGGACTTGCCCTGTTGGCGTCTCAAGGCAGCACCTATGCCGACGACAAGGCAGCCGCTGCGGTTGCCGCCGACGACAACGGCAAATATACCGACAAGGAGGGGAGCCCAACATTCAAGATAAACGACGGGACCGTCGACTGGTATACCTATAGTGGTTATCGCCGGTTCAACTCAGAATGCCATGTATGCCATGGGGCCGATGGTGCGGGATCGTCCTTTGCGCCGGCTCTGGCCGAGTCCCTGAAGAACATAAACTATGCGGACTTCATGTCGATTGTCGCTGCGGGACGCAAGAACCTCAGTGCCGGCAATGAAAAAGTCATGCCTGCCTTCGGCGAAAACAAGAATGTATACTGCTATATGGATGATCTCTACGTCTATCTGCGGGCTCGTGCCGTTGGCGATCTTCCGCGAGGCCGTCCTGCAAAACACGAGGACAAGCCACAAGCTGCCAAAGATGCGGAAGCATCCTGCATGGGTGGATAA
- a CDS encoding pyrroloquinoline quinone precursor peptide PqqA has translation MKKTWTKPTMCQVAAGMELSRYLPAELKAKK, from the coding sequence ATGAAGAAAACATGGACGAAGCCTACCATGTGCCAGGTTGCTGCAGGGATGGAACTTTCCCGTTACCTGCCAGCCGAACTGAAAGCGAAGAAGTAA
- a CDS encoding PQQ-dependent catabolism-associated CXXCW motif protein codes for MMTAAVSAAETVPEPEGYRTEDYRAPVPATLKGAMVATTDETIALWKDKSAVFVDVLPHDPKPANLPAGTIWKEKIREDIPESIWLPNVGYGVINKETEAYFRKGLKSRLGDDMNRKVLFYCMANCWMSWNAAKRAVEWGYRSVFWYPLGTDGWVAANQPTQRNEPY; via the coding sequence ATGATGACGGCTGCAGTATCTGCGGCTGAGACTGTTCCGGAACCAGAAGGATACAGGACGGAGGATTATCGCGCCCCGGTTCCTGCGACGCTGAAAGGGGCAATGGTTGCGACGACCGATGAAACCATTGCCCTCTGGAAAGACAAATCGGCAGTGTTTGTTGATGTCCTTCCCCACGATCCTAAACCGGCAAATCTCCCGGCGGGAACGATCTGGAAGGAAAAAATACGGGAGGATATTCCCGAAAGTATCTGGCTCCCCAATGTGGGATACGGAGTCATAAACAAGGAGACGGAAGCCTACTTCCGTAAGGGGCTGAAGTCTCGATTGGGAGACGACATGAATCGAAAGGTGCTTTTCTACTGTATGGCGAATTGCTGGATGTCCTGGAACGCGGCCAAGAGGGCCGTCGAGTGGGGATACCGCTCAGTCTTCTGGTACCCCCTGGGTACCGACGGCTGGGTAGCGGCGAATCAGCCTACACAAAGAAATGAACCCTATTAA